One Synechococcus sp. MU1617 genomic region harbors:
- a CDS encoding PLP-dependent aspartate aminotransferase family protein — protein MNTGLNTRVIHHGDSFAGDTGTVMPPIFPTSTFAHGNAGGFDYTRSGNPNFRILDGVLASVEGCAHATVFASGVSAITAVVSQLKQGDLVLCEENLYGCTVRLFEQVFAKFGLKTAWVDFTQPAALEQIQAQKPAMVWLESPTNPLLKVIDLEAVCAVTQPLSIPVVVDNTFATALVQRPLELGATLSLTSTTKYINGHSDALGGAVCTNDPEWHQKMVFSQKALGLQPSPFDCWLITRGIKTLPLRLKQQMANAAALADQLAGHAKVNWVRYPHRSDHPQHQVAIRQMRAGGAILTVSFNASQEQTYALCKQLRWFTMAESLGGIESLICHPATMTHAAVSAEVKAKLGIDDGLVRFSVGCEDLADLQADLDQALELLA, from the coding sequence GTGAACACAGGCCTGAACACCCGCGTGATCCACCACGGCGACAGCTTTGCGGGAGACACCGGCACGGTGATGCCGCCGATCTTCCCCACCAGCACCTTTGCCCATGGCAACGCCGGCGGGTTCGACTACACCCGTTCCGGCAACCCCAACTTCCGCATCCTTGATGGGGTGCTCGCGTCTGTTGAAGGCTGTGCCCACGCCACCGTCTTCGCCTCCGGCGTCAGTGCCATCACCGCTGTGGTCTCCCAGCTGAAACAGGGTGATCTGGTGCTCTGCGAGGAGAACCTCTACGGCTGCACCGTGCGGCTGTTCGAGCAGGTGTTCGCCAAGTTCGGGCTGAAAACCGCCTGGGTTGATTTCACCCAGCCAGCAGCACTGGAGCAGATCCAAGCCCAGAAGCCGGCGATGGTGTGGTTGGAGAGCCCCACCAACCCTCTGCTCAAGGTGATCGACCTGGAGGCAGTCTGTGCCGTCACCCAACCCTTGAGCATCCCCGTGGTGGTGGACAACACCTTTGCCACCGCCCTGGTGCAGCGCCCCCTGGAGCTGGGCGCCACCCTCTCACTCACCAGCACCACCAAGTACATCAACGGCCACTCCGATGCCCTCGGAGGAGCCGTTTGCACCAACGATCCCGAGTGGCACCAGAAGATGGTGTTCTCCCAGAAGGCCCTGGGCCTGCAGCCCTCCCCCTTTGATTGCTGGCTGATCACGCGGGGCATCAAGACCCTGCCGCTGCGGCTCAAGCAGCAGATGGCCAATGCCGCGGCCCTGGCCGATCAACTGGCGGGGCACGCCAAGGTGAACTGGGTGCGTTACCCCCACCGCAGCGATCACCCCCAGCATCAGGTGGCGATCCGACAGATGCGCGCCGGTGGCGCCATCTTGACGGTGAGCTTCAACGCCAGCCAGGAGCAGACCTATGCCCTCTGCAAGCAACTGCGCTGGTTCACCATGGCCGAAAGCCTGGGTGGCATCGAAAGCCTGATCTGCCACCCCGCCACCATGACCCATGCAGCGGTGTCAGCAGAGGTGAAGGCCAAGCTGGGCATTGACGACGGCCTGGTGCGCTTCTCGGTGGGCTGCGAAGACCTCGCCGATCTGCAGGCCGATCTGGACCAGGCCCTGGAGCTGCTGGCGTGA